TCCAGAGGATATTAATTTTTGGCAACCAGGAGGAAATGTTAGTTTCAAAGTTTTGCAAGCCGGCGCTCCTTTCTTATTCAAATTAAAAAGTCCGATAAATGCCATTAACAAAGGATCTAAAAGTTGAGGTAAGTTCAAGAATAAAAGAAGAGTTTCACAATGGTAAAGAATAGGATCAATACCACGGTAACACCTTATCGGTTCTTCCAGACAGGTCCATCGATCGACCAAATATCAATTTTATTGAATGGCACAATTCAAATATTTACAAAGGATGAAATCTGAAATCGGCGAAATTATTGAAAGAATAAAAAGATTTCGTGACGAAAGAGATTGGGAACAATTTCACGATGCAAAAAATCTTGCTATTTGCTTAAATATTGAATCCGCAGAACTACTCGAACTCTTTTTGTGGAAGAATTCTGAGGAAGCAAATAAGGAAAAAGTAAAAAATGAACTTGCAGATGTCT
This window of the Saprospiraceae bacterium genome carries:
- a CDS encoding nucleotide pyrophosphohydrolase, with amino-acid sequence MKSEIGEIIERIKRFRDERDWEQFHDAKNLAICLNIESAELLELFLWKNSEEANKEKVKNELADVFYAAFLIADKYDFDVKELIFEKLKSNELKYPIDRSRGSNKKYTEL